The Candidatus Falkowbacteria bacterium nucleotide sequence ATCAGCTCAAGATGTACCAGGAGTTCTTGGAGGCGACCAAGGTGATTTCTGCCATGATCGGCAAAAAGCATTTCATGTTCGCTCGCCCATTCAACCGTAAGGCCGCCCTGTACGTCGATAACCAATTCTCGCCGCCGAAAAATCTGGTCAAAAGCCTGATCGCTACCGTCTTTGAGGAGTTGCTGACGCGCATCAAGCCGGCAGAAACGGCGCTTGAAGAGAAAATTTTGGAACGAAAAATCAATATCGAAGAGAAGATACTCCTAATTGAGCAGCGTTTGCTTGAGCGCATGAAGGTCGGGTTCAACCAACTGATCGCGGAGGCCGAGAACAAGACCGAAATCATCGTCTCTTTCCTGGCTATGCTCGAGCTGGTGCGCATGCGGCAGATCGACGTCAATCAGGACGAGATGTTCGGCGATATCGAAATCAGCAAGTTATAATTAAATTAGCATATGGATAACCTTAAGTCGCAAATAGAATCGCTGTTATTCATCTCCGCCAAGG carries:
- a CDS encoding segregation/condensation protein A, with the translated sequence MIIKLEKFEGPLSLLYQLIEKEELDITQVSLAKVADQYMFYIKAMSEANPEEMADFLVVAARLLLIKSKALLPYLYPEEEEEIAELEHQLKMYQEFLEATKVISAMIGKKHFMFARPFNRKAALYVDNQFSPPKNLVKSLIATVFEELLTRIKPAETALEEKILERKINIEEKILLIEQRLLERMKVGFNQLIAEAENKTEIIVSFLAMLELVRMRQIDVNQDEMFGDIEISKL